In Salmo salar chromosome ssa03, Ssal_v3.1, whole genome shotgun sequence, a single genomic region encodes these proteins:
- the LOC106600905 gene encoding membrane-spanning 4-domains subfamily A member 4A isoform X2 — protein MSSSQTTTTNGVVVITHVYPDGNGMGVAGVASTPHCLGQTVFSVLGSFRAGHPKALGTVQIMIGLMMLLTGIVMATAPWLDNIGVASGIFVWGSIIYVVAGSLTVAADNKLNKCLVKGSLGMNVVATVTALTGIILHSLDSAGIMLYCDNPYYFCQQYWVRSQGISGVLAVFSLLEFIVSICVSSFACRAVCLCCHSTPESMVCCTGYT, from the exons ATGTCCAGCTCTCAAACAACCACCACTAATGGGGTGGTGGTCATCACCCATGTCTATCCTGATGGGAACGGGATGGGGGTCGCGGGGGTCGCTTCTACCCCTCACTGTCTGGGACAGACAGTTTTCTCAGTGCTGGGAAGTTTCCGGGCAGGGCATCCAAAAGCGCTTGGG ACCGTACAGATCATGATTGGTTTGATGATGCTGTTAACAGGAATCGTGATGGCTACAGCACCGTGGTTGGATAATATTGGAGTAGCCAGTGGAATATTTGTCTGGGGATCTATCATT TATGTAGTTGCAGgctctctcactgttgccgctgaCAACAAACTGAACAAATGTCTG GTGAAAGGCTCCCTGGGAATGAATGTTGTCGCCACGGTTACTGCTCTTACTGGCATCATCCTCCATTCTTTAGACAGTGCTGGGATCATGTTGTACTGTGACAATCCATACTATTTCTGTCAACAGTACTGG GTCAGGTCCCAGGGAATATCAGGTGTTTTGGCTGTTTTCTCCTTGCTGGAGTTCATAGTGTCCATCTGTGTCTCATCATTCGCCTGCAGAGCTGTCTGCCTGTGCTGCCATTCCACCCCTGAG agTATGGTGTGCTGTACTGGCTATACCTGA